In Pengzhenrongella sicca, a single genomic region encodes these proteins:
- a CDS encoding ArsR/SmtB family transcription factor codes for MTTKTLVPVFAALADPTRWSILSELSAGDASASALAGRLPVTRQAIAKHLAVLQEVGLVESFRAGRELQYRVLGSQLSQTARQLDTIGAEWDRRLTAIKEIAEGL; via the coding sequence GTGACGACGAAGACCCTGGTTCCGGTGTTCGCCGCACTCGCGGACCCGACCAGGTGGAGCATCTTGTCGGAGCTGAGCGCGGGCGACGCCTCGGCTTCCGCCCTCGCCGGGCGGCTGCCGGTCACGCGCCAAGCAATCGCCAAACACCTCGCCGTGCTCCAAGAGGTCGGGCTCGTCGAGTCCTTCCGCGCCGGACGTGAGCTGCAATACCGCGTGCTCGGATCCCAGCTCAGCCAGACTGCACGCCAGCTCGACACGATCGGCGCCGAGTGGGACCGCCGCTTGACCGCCATCAAGGAGATTGCCGAGGGCCTATAG
- a CDS encoding SRPBCC domain-containing protein, with the protein MGDQLSQASDSHRTTGSDGRSGTLGNALAQDHTEGTIMTMTSNQPSVVDQGAFTVRRTIWIAAPIEKVWSAVTEPAHISRWFGRAAFEGTGVGARGTLTWEDRGAVPLRIEAIDAPRTISYRWSNDDALGQPPEQVDDEHSTVFTFTLEAAPDGTQLTVVEIGFETTSDPGANLESHRRGWDEELDELIALLKASS; encoded by the coding sequence GTGGGCGACCAGCTTTCTCAAGCCAGCGACAGTCACCGCACCACCGGGTCCGACGGCCGTAGCGGCACGCTCGGCAACGCATTAGCGCAAGATCACACCGAAGGGACGATCATGACCATGACGAGTAACCAGCCATCCGTCGTCGACCAAGGCGCGTTCACCGTGCGGCGCACGATCTGGATCGCCGCCCCGATCGAAAAGGTGTGGTCGGCGGTCACCGAGCCGGCCCACATCTCGCGATGGTTCGGCCGGGCGGCGTTCGAGGGGACAGGCGTGGGAGCCCGAGGCACTCTCACCTGGGAAGATCGCGGCGCCGTGCCATTGCGTATCGAAGCCATCGACGCGCCCCGGACGATCTCCTACCGCTGGAGCAACGACGACGCCCTCGGGCAGCCGCCCGAGCAGGTCGACGACGAGCACTCGACGGTGTTCACCTTCACCCTCGAGGCGGCGCCGGACGGCACCCAGCTCACAGTGGTAGAAATCGGGTTCGAGACCACCTCTGACCCGGGCGCGAACCTTGAGAGCCACCGCCGCGGCTGGGACGAAGAGCTGGACGAGCTCATTGCGCTGCTCAAGGCCAGCTCGTGA
- a CDS encoding MFS transporter: protein MTGQKTPTRTTLVLSVLFVGAFVMGCAEMLVVGLLDLIAADLAVSVPAAGALVTANALGLVIGGPLLTLLTTRLDRRVVLLGSLTVFVLANLLPALVADYPAFVAVRVVIGGAQGLFIAAAMVTATSIVPPEQTGRAMALVISGFAMSSAVGLPVGTLLGQAVGWRGSFAGVVAIGAVVLVVSSIVLPWVPTSPGSRALGQARHAFAPRVLALLALCCLIFVAIQSALTYLVPFLTRVTGVSGSLVGAYLAVYGVATAIGSYAGGRFADAGAPRALIIGTIGVAASLLAMYVFGPNALIVALAVLGVGLFGMGMAPSLQHRVVSLAGPGAPLASSLPASAVNAGIAIGSIAGGFAITAGGVRAAVVTGAIVAAAAVAAAWATSFLKPATVTAPPGPTAVAARSATH, encoded by the coding sequence ATGACCGGCCAGAAGACCCCCACCCGCACGACTCTCGTGCTGTCCGTGCTGTTCGTCGGGGCGTTCGTGATGGGCTGCGCGGAGATGCTTGTCGTCGGACTGCTCGACCTGATCGCCGCGGACTTGGCGGTATCAGTGCCTGCTGCCGGTGCTCTGGTCACGGCGAACGCCCTAGGCCTCGTGATCGGCGGCCCGCTCCTCACGCTCCTGACGACGCGTCTGGATCGTCGGGTGGTGCTGCTCGGCTCGCTTACCGTGTTCGTGCTGGCTAACCTGTTGCCGGCTCTGGTGGCCGACTACCCGGCCTTCGTCGCCGTCCGAGTTGTCATCGGCGGGGCGCAGGGGCTGTTCATTGCAGCTGCGATGGTGACGGCGACCTCGATCGTGCCGCCCGAGCAGACCGGCCGCGCGATGGCCCTGGTCATCTCCGGCTTCGCGATGTCGAGCGCGGTGGGGCTGCCGGTGGGGACCCTGCTCGGGCAGGCGGTCGGGTGGCGCGGATCGTTTGCGGGCGTCGTGGCGATCGGCGCAGTCGTCCTGGTGGTGTCGAGCATCGTGCTCCCCTGGGTGCCGACCTCGCCCGGAAGCCGGGCACTGGGGCAGGCGCGGCACGCTTTCGCCCCGCGGGTGCTCGCCCTGCTGGCGTTGTGCTGCCTGATCTTCGTCGCCATCCAGTCGGCGTTGACCTACCTCGTGCCGTTCCTGACCCGGGTCACCGGAGTCTCCGGTTCACTGGTGGGCGCCTACCTGGCCGTTTATGGCGTCGCAACGGCGATCGGCTCGTATGCCGGCGGCCGGTTCGCCGATGCGGGCGCGCCTCGCGCGTTGATCATCGGCACGATCGGCGTGGCGGCATCGTTGCTCGCGATGTACGTCTTCGGGCCGAACGCGCTGATCGTGGCCCTCGCTGTACTCGGCGTCGGGCTGTTCGGGATGGGCATGGCGCCGTCGCTGCAGCATCGGGTCGTGAGCCTGGCCGGGCCTGGCGCCCCGCTCGCGTCGTCGCTGCCCGCGTCCGCGGTCAACGCGGGCATCGCGATCGGCTCGATCGCCGGCGGGTTCGCGATCACCGCTGGTGGCGTGCGAGCCGCCGTCGTGACCGGGGCGATCGTCGCCGCGGCCGCCGTCGCAGCCGCGTGGGCGACCAGCTTTCTCAAGCCAGCGACAGTCACCGCACCACCGGGTCCGACGGCCGTAGCGGCACGCTCGGCAACGCATTAG